The Arachis ipaensis cultivar K30076 chromosome B10, Araip1.1, whole genome shotgun sequence DNA window ACAGTTACATTCATTCTACTAATGCCAACTATAATAAGAATCCATCAATTGCACTTGGAAGTCCTCTTCATCCGGAGAAAAGTTTTCCTCTTGCCCCACGGGTTGAGAGTGGTAACGAGCATACTCTTGTATCGGATAATATGTAATTAACTTAATATCGTCAAAGAGACAATCTATaacaaaagaattaaaaaaaatcctaaaaaacaaacATCATCAACTTCCTCCCTAAAGTTAGGAGTGTAGTAGTTATCTTCATCGATGTTATCTTCGTGGCTAGGCCGTTGCCCCTACCGGTGATTTAACTGGCAAAAAAGTTAATCGTACCCAACCCGACGACAAACGTTGCACCATCTCACGCCCCTAACCAAAGTACAGTTAATTGACTCGTTCTTTGGCCTCTTTCTTGTGACGCACAACAAGTGGATCTTGAACACACCCCTCGAGTGTGGACGATTGGACAACAACCGCGGGTGGAGAAGGCCCAACTTCCATATCGTGCTTTAATCGAGTGATCTCGCTGCGTACCTTCTCAATGACCGTTGCAGATTGATCTTTTCTCACTGATGCAAGCACAAACATCTCCCTACATAGGTCGTTTAGCATCCAATTGTGGCAAGTTACCATACCATCCCAACAAAATGGTCCCTTGTCAACATATTGTCTCACCTTCGACCGATCATTCTTAGACCACCTCTCTAAAACAAGACTCATTGGAATTTTCATGAAATCAAGATGTACAAGAAGGGCCACAATGTGATCGCATGGTATTCCAAGGGATTCCATCCTTAAACAAGAGCACTTAAAAATTGAATCCTCGGGATAGTGCAAAATATGCCAGTAGTTCTGTGAATTGCCCAACCGTGAAATGATGTATATGTTCGATGTCGGAGTCAACGTACAAGACCGGACCTTTAATGTACATGCATGGGACAGAATGGGCCGAAACAAGAGAAATATCTCCCTTATTAGTAACTTTGCAGTAGACCTCTCCAAATCATGAAAGGGAATTTGCAACACAAAGTGTCCAACCACACTATGCATATCGGATTGTGTTTCCCGAGACCTCATCTCTGATATATAGCAAAAAAATTGTTCAACAAAGTCCCTCAAATTATGGCGGAGTGGACAAACTTAGCAAGCATCGAATGCAAACCCTTGCATCTTGATGTCGTCCGAAATCCACCAAAAAAATGGCCACGAATGTGAGCCGTTGCCCAAATTTTTCTCCGATTATAAAGGTCACAGACCCACTGATTATCCTGAAGCTGAAGCTCAATGACTAATCTTTCCCACCTAACTTCAAACTTTGAAACCTCATAATAAAAAAGCATACATTTCTTAAACTCAGATGTGAATGTTGGATTTGCCAAATTCGATGTTGCATTCCAAAGGAGATGCCATGCACAAAACGATGATAAGCCATAGGAAATACTTTTTCAATAGCCTTTTTCATTATTCCATGCCCATCTGTGATAACACACTCAGGATCTTTCCCCTTCATAGCTTCCAAAAATCTTTCAAGTAGCCAGGAATATGTCTCCCCACTCTCATTTGCAACAAGGGCAGCAGCAAAAACAATGGTTTGGTTATGGTGATTTACGCCAGAAAATACAACCAATGGACACATGTACTTATTCTTCtgataaattgcatcaaatgctACAACATCTTTCAACACATGGTAATCTAATTTACTATAGTTATCAGACCAAAAAAGGTGCACTAAACGACCCTCTTTATCCACTAAGTAATGCACAAACGTTCCAGGATTCTCCTCTGCAAATGATTCCAACCACCGAAGACAAGACATTATATCGCCCCCTATTGGCTTTCTCTGTTTATCAATCTGGTTGTACATGTATCTCTTCAAAAATGGTACATTTTGGAAACCCCCCGCAGTGTGCATAAATGATGATTATATCTGTGGTGTTTTAATCCCAACTTTTAACATCATGTTCATTTGTTCAATTGCGGTAGCATTCATCTTTCTATTCCTAGGGAGCATAAATGTAAGTGTTTCATCAAGCATCTCATGATTGTGAACATCATCAAAGTATGAAATAATGCATCTACCACTCTCCAAATGTAGATGAACACGCATCTGTGCTAGACAGCCACATCTAGTCTCAGGCTTAGGCTCTCGCTTATGTTCGTGGGCCTCTTTATCAACAGCAAAATCTCTGAACCCTTGCTTAAAGCAAACAAACTGCTGTTGTGTCACCTGTTTCTTGGCATTTCACCTTAGCCTGGTCTTCCTTATCAAAAACCCATTCATTTTTGCATATAAATTGTAGAAAGCAAAGGCTACATGTTGATCAGGAAAATGTAACAATCTCATATGATCAAAAGTTATTTCTTTAAAGTTAATTTGGCCAAAGTCAGCAATCTCGTCAATGCCTCTGTCTTCCCAGTTTTCGTAAAAATCATCACCAACATTATCGTCAAAATATCCCTCCATATTTGCATCCTCACCCGCCTCGGATGAAGATTCATTACCTAGACAAGCATCTAGGTCATCGAAAACTAGTTCTTCTTCGTTGCCGACACACAAATTTTCGTCGGCCATAGCTGCTGCACCATGAAAATAGGAGACTACATCTTCCTCTTCCATTCTAGCATATAACCTACGAAGAAAATATTgcattttaaaaaaagatatactGTAAATATAAATTCTAGATGATGAATTATGGATCAAAACTGAAGCTGAAGCAGATTATAgtaacaacaataaaatctacATGCTTATAGTAACAACAATTCTTTATTTCGTTCCTAAATAATTTTGTGAAAAATGAATTTAACTAAGAACTGTTTGTTGCATGTAAACCCTGCAAAAAATAGGGGAATACCTCGAAGGCTATGAACTCAGATGATGAGAGGAGGGAGCGACTGCGTCGTTGAGAAGAGAAGTCGGCGACGTGACTGACCAGACGACAATGGCGTCACTAATAAGAGGAGGGGGCGTCGCAGTGGAAAGGGGTACGATGGACTCTCTCGAGTGTGCCACGATGAGATATACTCATACAGAAAAGGGGTTGCTTCTCTCAAACATCTTTTTTCTTCCAAATCTTTAGAAAGCAAATGCTTTCTTTTTTTAAAACCCTCACATACCTTTACATACAATATTCATCGGCCCATCTTGAACCATTTGAAAAGCTGACCCATTTTTCAAAAAGAATAGCTACGTCTTCTTTTATAATTTCAACTTTTTAACATAGGTCTGCAACAAATAACAATTTTCAGGTGCTCAAAATTGCATTGTCAAAAGACCTACAATATCACCATTAACTAGTGTCAGAAAGAATGAGCTAACAGTAAGCCTCGTTTGGGAGAGGCTAATGCTAAAAGTCACCCTCATTTTAATGAGCAGTTAAATCGCTACTTTACAACATAACAATGGAAAAAGTCACATGTTTGTCAAGCTTCTAACACATTCACCAACCATCATAAAAAAAAGCTGTCTTTTACTTCATCTAACATAAATTGTTACTTTCACAATCAAGTAGACCTAATTTGAGTGTTACTTATTACTATAACTAAGTACTTTTAACTTTGGGGTTTTAGccactaatattttttattttctttttttttttctcttattcaAATTTAACATATAGAAAAGATAATTTGATTTTTCAActtaaattgaaaacaagaaaactaaagtAGATTCATGTTTAAGAAACCCTAACTGTGAATGAAAAATTACAAGAATGGAATTTCACAAAAACATAAATTGGCACCAATGGTTATCCTAAATCCCAAAAAAGAAATGCATGATGGGTTGCTTTGCTACAAATGAGAAGAGCTCAGgtaggaaaaaaaaaacaaaaaaaaagccaTAACCCACTTGAGGAATTTGTAGgagaataaaatcaaaattaaataaataaacaattattttaaataaaaattaaaagaaaaagaacaacacCTATGGTAGTAAAGACATTGGTGGAAGTTGATTCTGGGAGAAAATCCATTGCGAGAATCAATAAGatcttgttgttgttattattgttgttactGTTGCTGCTGCAGAAATCGTCCTGAATTGGCAGCATAGTCTAGTCTTGCACGGTTGGTGTGGCGGCAGCAGTGTCGAGGAGGACAGCAGGGTGGTGGGGAGAGTGATAATGACCTCACCTTTTGCAAAGCCAGGGCCATTGGAAAGGGTTGGCGATCTGTTCGATTTCAGCAAAGTAGTGTTCTACTGCCATACAGCAGAAGAAGcgcttcttctctctcttctccttctcctcttcttcttcctccaccgCATCACCCATTGATAAAAAAAGCGCATGGTTCTAAATGAAACAAAGATATGAGAGTGAAATTAAGAGAAGCATGGGAAACAAGAAGATAGAAGGAAAAATTGAGAAGCACTGGGTTGTCATCTCCTGCTTCATGGCTCAATCCATGTCTAGCAATACATAAAGATCAAAACGtaaacaagaaaaaagaaagaaaaaaaagagaatgaaataaGAAGTGAAAAATTGAGAGAGAAGATGGAAACGgtgctttttacaaaataaaaaaaaaagaaaaaataactaagaaaaatgagagagaaaaagaaagaagagtgtgctacAATTCACTACCTAATGTCCTTTGACCAAAAAGATACTTCAGNNNNNTATTTTAGAGTTAGGTACGATTTTGGTTCCTAAGGTATAGGCCAAAAAATTTTTCGTCCCTAACCTTTTtttgtaacatcctaccacatagagctttacgCTTAGGACTTAAATCAGAGGTGGCGaagcgctacgacctctaaaaataaaaatacgtaTATAATATAATCGAAAAAAATTATAACTATGAGCCTTGAAAGAGAAGTTAATAAAAAACGAAACAGAACTCGCATCACTCACGAAAGATAAGCAAGATCGAAAGGAAGGTTAAAAACATATATATGGATCAAAATTCCAAAATACAAATAacgagctccaaactcgaccTGCGAAGTTAAGGTcggcctatatatatatataacccatAATACATCCCAAAAGACCAAGTAAATATTCCTGTTTCTCCGACCTAGTCTTTAAGAGAgacaaaacataatatatacaaggTGGGAAATCTATACACAtatataaacaaaaacaaaatacaacACTAAGTCCCGAGAGTCCTTTGATTCCAAAGAGTCTCTAGAATGCCATTGCGGTACCTCGCATTCTGCATTTGATAAcaacaatatatgtatggaatgagaatcggaggttgatgcgtgagtatcttttctatattttttagtaatttagATGTGAATTTATGGAGTTTTTATTAGATTTTGGTGTTTTAGACttgtttggatgctactttgatgtGCACTATTATTTTGGTTATTTCAAGTAAAGTTCGGGTGAGTTTGACAAAGTTTGTgcaaagaaaaaaggaagaattTTGATGCTGtcaagctggcgctaaacgccatgaCTCGGCGTTTAGTGCCACAAGCCTTGTAAGTGTGCAAGCATTCGTGAAGCTGGCACCAAACGCCATGGCGTTTAGCGTTAGGAGCTTCGTAGCTCATGCCAAGGATGTACGCTAGTGGCGCTAAACGCCGGTCCTTATTTGattttctttaattaatttttaatttagaaaaagatattattatgtttataattttaatttcaaaccaattagaattagatataaaaggagaaaagaTTATCCCTGTGGCCTCCTTTCTCTTCTTTTCCCTCATTCGGCACTTTCATACTTTTTGCTTTAGGTTTTTCTttgagccatgagcaactaaacctccactattaaggttaggagctctattcattttgatggattaatactattattatTCTACACTTAGTTAATGCACTGATTTAAATTCAAAGATTgctttcattcttcatcctaGGAATTAGAGTATATTAGAAGATAACTTTTTTTCTAattgaattcttgttgaatcttgaAAAAGTTAAATCACTTGAATAACTTGAAATTAATTCCTCATAACTCTCTAATTACCCGGACTTAACgtgatacgtgatatataatcatCTTATCTTTGGGTACGTAGGGTTTGTGTAGCTCAaaaactagaattggacttaatcctctaatttaaattaagtgaacaaggaattggcagttaattaGGTTAGGAGAgattaaattactaaggaattagggtttaatcaattaaagtttgtcatgaattgaatctttgcatgattaaagtagttggtaagatTTGTTAAtccagaaaagtaaacatctccaaaaccttaactatTTCTCGTCTTATTTTCACCAAACGTTCATTACTTGCTTTCTTGAATTCTCTGATTATTGTTTTATGCAATTCGAACCCAAATCACTCAATTTAGTTTGTCTGACTAGCCTAATCACTCAACCATTATTGCtcaatccattaatcctcgtgagatcgacactcactcacctgagttattacttggtacgacccgatgcacttgccgatAAGTTTGTGGTATTTGAAATCCGcgaccaagtttttggtgccgttgctgggaattaactgtgattgacaactacctgTTGTTTGATTACCAAGATTAGACGTTTTCTTATATTAATTTGcttaatttttcctttttaattttcgagTTCTTTACTTGAATTCTTCCTTGTTTTATTCAGTTTATTTTCTTAGTTTTccttcataatttcgaaatttttttctctttaattttctttttcattttcgaaaatattgcttccttttatttattttatttttttacttagtTTACCTCACCGGAAATTCTCTTCACTCTGACATAGAGATTTccactttttattgttttctgtttgtttatgagtaggaacagagataaagaacctcttcTTGATTTTGATCTTGATATTGAAAGAACCGTTAAAAGATGCCAACAATAGACTAGCGTTTATAGAGCTGCTGAAAGTCTCAAGGACAATTCCAAGGAGGAAGCTGAAGAAATCACTATGGAGCcaaataataacaacaatgtTGTTATTCCAAATGCTCCTAATGTTCCTGAGAAACCTAGAAGAACTCTTGGTTCTCACACTACTCCAAATCCCACTTTTTATGGGAGTAGCATTGTTGTGCCCTCTGtgaatgccaacaactttgagttgaagcctcatcTCATTACTTTGGTCCAACAAAACtgtcagtttcatggactccctCAAGAAGACCCAAACTTGTTCATCTCTAATTTTTTGCAAATTTGTGAtacagtgaagaccaatggagtCTATCCTGATGTTTACCAGTTGTTGTTCTTTTCGTTTGCTTACGAGACCAAGCTAAGAAGTGACTTGATACACAACCCAAGGAGAGCCTGGATTCATGGGATAATGTGGTTAGTAGATTATTGACtaagttttttccacctcaaaggcTGACCAAGCTAAGGATCAATCTTtagaccttcaggcaacaagagggtgaatctctctatgaagcttgggaaaggtaCAAGGTTATGCTCAGAAAGTGTCCTCCCAACAAATTTCTGGATTGGATACAGTTGCAGATCTTTTATGATGGGATCACTGAAGCCGCTAAGACCACTTTGAATAATTTTGCAAAAGGATTCCTTCACATGAAGAAAATCACTGAAGAGGCTCTAAGTGAATTGAGATGGTTTCTAACAACCAATATCTATACTCTTTTGAGAGGACCGCCATGAGGAAAGGAGTCATGGAACTAGATGCTCTATATACCATTATTTCTCATaataaagccatgtctcaacGGATAAATGCCATTACTCAACATTTGGGTGGATTACAAGTCTCAGCCATTAATACCTAACATGCTTCTTATGACATGAGTGGTGGAATTTCTCAAGGTGAGAGTTATAATTGTGGTCAATTTCCTTCTAAATAGGTTAATTACATGGGCAATTCCTCCCGACCCCAATAATGATCCTTTTTCCAAGACTTATAATCTGaggtggaggaatcacccaaattttggatggagaaA harbors:
- the LOC107620458 gene encoding protein FAR1-RELATED SEQUENCE 5-like; amino-acid sequence: MEEEDVVSYFHGAAAMADENLCVGNEEELVFDDLDACLGNESSSEAGEDANMEGYFDDNVGDDFYENWEDRGIDEIADFGQINFKEITFDHMRLLHFPDQHVAFAFYNLYAKMNGFLIRKTRLRDFAVDKEAHEHKREPKPETRCGCLAQMRVHLHLESGRCIISYFDDVHNHEMLDETLTFMLPRNRKMNATAIEQMNMMLKIDKQRKPIGGDIMSCLRWLESFAEENPGTFVHYLVDKEGRLVHLFWSDNYSKLDYHVLKDVVAFDAIYQKNKYMCPLVVFSGVNHHNQTIVFAAALVANESGETYSWLLERFLEAMKGKDPECVITDGHGIMKKAIEKVSKFEVRWERLVIELQLQDNQWVCDLYNRRKIWATAHIRGHFFGGFRTTSRCKEMRSRETQSDMHSVVGHFVLQIPFHDLERSTAKLLIREIFLLFRPILSHACTLKVRSCTLTPTSNIYIISRLGNSQNYWHILHYPEDSIFKCSCLRMESLGIPCDHIVALLVHLDFMKIPMSLVLERWSKNDRSKVRQYVDKGPFCWDGMVTCHNWMLNDLCREMFVLASVRKDQSATVIEKVRSEITRLKHDMEVGPSPPAVVVQSSTLEGCVQDPLVVRHKKEAKERVN